Proteins from one Psilocybe cubensis strain MGC-MH-2018 chromosome 11, whole genome shotgun sequence genomic window:
- a CDS encoding Vesicle transport v-SNARE protein vti1 has translation MDNAESPTAMFDAYELDFRHIISSISAKLEGPAANGAQVGEQRKAALRKVEVELDEADDIISQLEIEIQGIPQSLKPPFQARLKAAKADLTRYKRLSKEQHAHAARGELLSRSSPGPGRYTDAATSDDPYGERARLLQGTETLDEGSRRIKSSTGVALETEAYGADILRSLRGQREQIENSRNLLGTADTNIERASGTLKKMIRQMYKQRVLLSVIGVFFIILVLVILYFKIFRH, from the exons ATGGACAACGCCGAATCTCCTACAGCGATGTTTGACGCGTACGAGCTGGATTTTCGGCACATCATCAGTAGCATCTCGGCGAAGCTCGAGGGGCCCGCTGCGAACGGTGCGCAGGTCGGCG AGCAGCGCAAGGCGGCACTTAGGAAAGTCGAGGTTGAGCTGGACGAAGCAGACGATATA ATATCCCAACTCGAGATCGAAATCCAAGGGATCCCCCAATCCCTCAAACCGCCCTTCCAAGCCCGACTCAAAGCCGCCAAAGCCGACCTGACACGCTACAAGCGGCTCTCAAAGGAGCAACATGCGCACGCAGCACGCGGCGAGCTTCTCTCGCGGTCCTCCCCGGGCCCTGGAAGGTACACGGACGCAGCGACGTCGGATGACCCGTACGGCGAGCGTGCGCGGCTCTTGCAGGGCACAGAGACGCTGGACGAAGGTAGCCGGAGGATCAAGAGCAGTACGGGTGTTGCGCTTGAGACGGAGGCGTATGGTGCGGATATTTTGAGGAGCTTGAGGGGGCAGAGGGAGCAGATTGAGAATTCGCGGAATTTG CTTGGTACAGCGGACACCAATATCGAGAGGGCCTCGGGGacattgaagaagatgatcaGGCA AATGTACAAGCAGCGTGTCCTGCTCAGCGTGATCGGCGTATTCTTCATCATACTTGTGTTGGTCATCCTGTATTTCAAGATTTTCAGGCATTGA
- a CDS encoding putative hydrolase YcaC: protein MAAQNTFKFERINKDDVALLVIDHQVGLFQLTRDIQADQFRNNVLAHAELAKVFNLPTVLTTSAETGPNGPLPKEILDMHPNAPLIKRNGEVDAWDNEDFRKAVKATGKKQVIIAGITTDVCTAFLALSLRAEGYTVFANAEASGALSKRIADDANARMRAAGVHVLSMFAIMSDLMRDWRNTPGSTQLLPFLDKYLAVYGYLARGHAAAVDRGTILPGESE from the exons ATGGCTGCTCAAA ACACCTTCAAGTTCGAACGTATCAACAAGGACGATGTCGCGCTGCTTGTCATCGATCACCAAGTCGGGCTTTTCCAACTCACTCGCGACATCCAAGCAGATCAATTCCGAAACAATGTCCTCGCCCATGCCGAATTGGCCAAGGTTTTCAACCTCCCAACTGTGCTCACCACCAGCGCGGAGACTG GACCCAACGGCCCACTTCCCAAGGAAATCCTCGACATGCATCCTAATGCCCCGCTCATCAAGCGTAATGGTGAGGTCGATGCATGGGACAACGAGGATTTCCGCAAGGCCGTGAAGGCCACAGGAAAGAAACAGGTTATTATCGCGGGTATTACCACTGAT GTTTGCACTGCATTCCTTGCATTGTCCCTTCGCGCTGAGGGATACACCGTCTTTGCCAACGCGGAAGCATCTGGGGCGCTAAGTAAACGTATTGCAGACGACGCGAATGCCAGGATGAGAGCGGCCGGAGTCCATGTATTGTCCATGTTCGCTATCATGAGCGACCTCATGAGGGATTGGAGAAACACACCTGGGTCGACGCAGCTCCTCCCATTTCTCGATAA ATATCTCGCGGTATATGGCTACCTCGCGCGAGGCCACGCAGCAGCCGTTGACAGGGGTACCATTCTTCCAGGAGAATCTGAATGA
- a CDS encoding ABC transporter G family member 11, whose amino-acid sequence MASISCSSSSLGEVVNSPSSVLSFQHLSFSVKTKSGSKYLIEDVSVNIRAGELLALMGPSGAGKSTLLDVMAFRKTMMEGGSIYLNGQPLGPKAMHKISTFVEQEDALLGVLTVRESVTYALRLHLPLLPRKQVNERVNRVLGALGLNSCADQRIGTPISRGISGGQKRRVTAACAMVTFPRVLFLDEVTSGLDSTSAREVMASISTLSKAEGMIVIASIHQPSLETLAQFTNVMFLASGKTCYLGRVDELDSFFEKFGHPVGRFSSPSDHAMNFLNSDFAGSSKSVDQFREFYLSLPSSSIPDPEKVASGSGQPIEDDSKLHGKAGPLETLFWNTAVLSERTALNYLRNLLAYGVRVGMYGGMGLMLATIWIRLGDSDSVVNDRLSVHFYSVAFLGFMSVAGIPSFLEERAVYYRESKNGLYSTLPFLLSNTLVNIPFLFASTVIFTVICYWAIGLHPGAAPFFRFVIYLFLAIFAAESQALVVASLIPIFVAALAISSFVNGFWMSVGGYFIKARSLPRFWFFSFHYMDYQKYAFELMTNSDLRGLTFTCDTIVDGVCACSYPSSTPSTCTVSGQDILNYLDIGHITDRKWIGILVSIVILYRIALFLALKTKSG is encoded by the exons ATGGCCTCTATATCCtgttcatcgtcctcgttgGGGGAGGTGGTCAATTCACCTAGTTCCGTCCTCAGTTTCCAGCACCTCAGCTTCTCTGTCAAGACGAAAAGCGGCTCAAAATATTTAATTGAGGATGTCTCCGTCAACATCCGGGCAGGGGAACTACTGGCACTCATG GGACCATCTGGTGCAG GGAAAAGCACACTGCTCGATGTAATGGCTTTTaggaagacgatgatggaAGGTGGATCT ATATACCTAAATGGACAACCGCTGGGCCCTAAAGCGATGCACAAGATCTCGACTTTCGTTGAACAAGAAGATGCATTGCTAGGGGTACTTACTGTCAGGGAATCTGTCACATATGCATTGCGGCTCCA CTTGCCACTCCTGCCTCGCAAGCAAGTGAACGAAAGGGTCAATCGCGTACTGGGCGCTCTGGGGCTAAATTCATGTGCCGACCAAAGAATTGGCACACCTATTTCACGCGGGATTTCTGGTGGACAAAAGAGAAGAGTAACTGCAGCTTGCGCGATGGTGACTTTTCC ACGCGTATTATTCCTTGATGAGGTTACGTCAGGA CTGGATAGCACATCGGCACGCGAAGTGATGGCGTCTATTAGTACGCTTTCGAAGGCAGAGGGGATGATCGTCATTGCATCCATCCACCAACCGTCACTTGAAACCTTGGCTCAATTTACCAATGTAATGTTCCTCGCATCAGGCAAGACGTGCTATCTAGGACGGGTTGATGAACTGGATTCATTCTTCGAGAAATTTGGCCACCCAGTTGGACGTTTT AGCTCCCCTTCAGATCATGCCATGAACTTCTTAAACAGTGACTTCGCCGGAAGCTCTAAAAGTGTAGACCAATTCCGTGAATTCTATCTGTCGCTGCCATCCTCTAGTATACCCGATCCTGAAAAGGTTGCATCTGGATCAGGACAGCCCATCGAAGATGACTCGAAGCTTCATGGGAAAGCGGGACCACTAGAGACTCTCTTCTGGAACACAGCCGTTCTCTCTGAGAGGACGGCTTTGAACTACCTGCGTAACTTGCTGGCGTATGGTGTCCGAGTTGGGATGTATGGTGGCATGGGCCTTATGCTTGC TACTATATGGATAAGGCTGGGGGACTCAGACTCGGTCGTCAACGATCGTTTGTCCGTCCATTTCTATAGCGTAGCTTTCCTCGGCTTC ATGTCGGTTGCTGGTATCCCATCAT TTTTGGAAGAGCGTGCTGTCTATTATCGCGAGTCAAAAAATGGCCTATACTCCACACTCCCTTTCCTACTATCGAATACCTTGGTCAATATTCCATTCTTGTTCGCGTCTACTGTCATTTTTACGGTAATTTGCTATTGGGCGATT GGTTTACATCCTGGAGCTGCACCCTTTTTCCGTTTTGTCATATATCTCTTTTTGGCCATTTTTGCTGCCGAAAGTCAGGCTCTTGTGGTGGCATCTTTAATCCCAATATTCGTTGCAGCACTCGCAATCAGCTCATT TGTAAATGGCTTTTGGATGAGTGTCGGAGGTTATTT CATCAAAGCTCGTTCACTACCTAGATTCTGGTTCTTCAGCTTCCACTACATGGATTATCAGAAATATGCTTTTGAGCTTATGACAAAT TCGGATCTTCGAGGACTTACTTTCACCTGCGACACAATCGTCGACGGTGTTTGCGCCTGCTCATACCCATCATCCACTCCCTCCACTTGCACCGTTTCCGGACAGGATATTCTCAATTACCTGGACATCGGCCACATTACAGATCGCAAGTGGATTGGAATTTTGGTGTCAATCGTCATTCTCTACAGAATAGC GCTATTCTTGGCTTTGAAGACTAAATCTGGTTGA